From one Formosa sediminum genomic stretch:
- the sucC gene encoding ADP-forming succinate--CoA ligase subunit beta yields MNLHEYQGKEILNSFGVRIQRGKVAQNAQEAVEVAKELTAETETSWYVVKAQVHAGGRGKGGGVKLAKNLQEVEKIAGEIIGMDLVTPQTSAEGKRVHQVLIAEDVYYPGESETEEYYMSVLLNRGTGRNMIMYSTEGGMDIETVAEETPHLIFTEEIDPAVGVLPFQARRIAFNLGLSGNAFKEMTKFVTNLYTAYVKSDSSLFEINPVLKTSDNKILAVDAKVTIDDNALYRHKDYLALRDKREESAIEVEAGELGLNYVDLDGNVGCMVNGAGLAMATMDLIKQAGGEPANFLDVGGTADAARVEAAFKIILKDPNVKAILINIFGGIVRCDRVAQGVIDAYKNMGNINVPIIVRLQGTNADIAKELIDNSGLDVMSATQFQEAADKVQEVLA; encoded by the coding sequence ATGAACTTACACGAATATCAAGGAAAAGAAATTTTAAATAGTTTTGGCGTACGTATTCAACGCGGTAAAGTAGCACAAAATGCTCAAGAAGCAGTTGAAGTAGCAAAAGAATTAACAGCAGAAACAGAAACAAGCTGGTATGTTGTTAAGGCTCAAGTTCACGCTGGTGGACGTGGTAAAGGTGGTGGCGTTAAATTAGCCAAGAATTTACAAGAGGTAGAAAAAATTGCTGGTGAGATTATAGGTATGGATCTAGTAACACCTCAAACATCTGCTGAAGGTAAACGCGTACACCAAGTTTTAATCGCAGAAGATGTATACTACCCAGGAGAGAGTGAGACAGAAGAATATTATATGTCTGTGTTATTAAATCGTGGTACAGGACGTAATATGATTATGTATTCTACTGAAGGTGGAATGGATATTGAAACTGTTGCAGAAGAAACACCTCATTTAATTTTTACAGAGGAAATTGATCCTGCTGTTGGAGTTTTACCGTTTCAAGCAAGACGCATTGCTTTTAATTTAGGGTTATCTGGAAATGCATTTAAAGAAATGACTAAGTTTGTTACTAATCTTTATACAGCTTACGTAAAGTCTGATTCTTCTTTATTTGAAATTAATCCTGTATTAAAAACTAGCGATAATAAAATACTTGCTGTTGATGCTAAAGTAACTATTGATGATAATGCGTTATACAGACATAAAGACTATTTAGCTTTACGTGATAAGCGTGAAGAAAGTGCTATTGAAGTTGAAGCAGGTGAACTAGGATTAAACTATGTAGATTTAGACGGAAACGTAGGATGTATGGTTAATGGTGCTGGTTTAGCAATGGCTACTATGGATTTAATTAAGCAAGCAGGTGGAGAACCAGCTAACTTCTTAGATGTGGGAGGTACTGCAGATGCTGCACGTGTTGAGGCTGCTTTTAAAATTATTTTAAAAGATCCAAATGTAAAAGCGATCCTTATTAATATATTTGGAGGTATTGTACGTTGTGACAGAGTTGCTCAAGGTGTTATCGATGCTTATAAAAACATGGGTAATATTAATGTTCCAATTATTGTACGTTTACAAGGAACAAATGCAGATATCGCTAAAGAATTAATAGATAATTCTGGTTTAGATGTAATGAGTGCAACACAATTTCAAGAAGCTGCAGATAAAGTACAAGAAGTTTTAGCATAG
- a CDS encoding DUF1456 family protein yields the protein MTNNDVLKKLRVALKLRDDDIVKILELVDFRISKSELGAFFRREDHPKYMECGDQILRNFLNGLVIHLRGPLPKKVASRKTEDTKKSPKKKSESKKTPSKKADSNKTESKKKASNH from the coding sequence ATGACAAATAATGATGTTCTTAAAAAATTACGTGTCGCTCTTAAATTAAGAGATGATGATATTGTTAAAATTTTAGAATTGGTAGATTTTAGAATTAGTAAAAGTGAATTAGGTGCTTTTTTTAGAAGAGAAGATCACCCAAAATATATGGAGTGTGGAGATCAGATTTTAAGAAATTTCTTAAACGGCTTAGTTATTCATTTACGCGGACCACTTCCAAAGAAAGTTGCTTCTAGAAAAACAGAAGACACCAAAAAGTCTCCAAAGAAAAAATCAGAATCAAAAAAAACGCCTTCTAAAAAGGCAGATAGTAATAAAACAGAATCAAAGAAAAAAGCGTCTAACCATTAA
- a CDS encoding TerB family tellurite resistance protein, with protein MINRVEKLSLLSEMIAFAKTDDKIKTIEYNFLLGVSQQLDISREDFDYLMKHPIAYKHIESYSERIVQFHRLVLLMNLDNERSTKDVIKLFNFGLRMGLSHECINKVLYLMDGFPNKIVPPDVLIDIFKVQYN; from the coding sequence ATGATAAATCGTGTAGAAAAATTGAGTTTACTTTCGGAAATGATTGCTTTTGCAAAAACTGACGACAAGATTAAAACTATCGAGTACAATTTTCTGTTAGGTGTATCTCAACAACTAGATATTTCTAGAGAAGATTTTGATTACCTTATGAAGCATCCCATTGCTTATAAGCATATCGAATCTTATAGTGAACGTATCGTACAATTTCATCGTTTAGTATTATTAATGAACTTAGATAATGAGCGAAGTACAAAAGATGTTATTAAGCTTTTTAATTTTGGACTACGCATGGGACTAAGTCATGAATGTATAAATAAAGTGTTGTACTTAATGGATGGTTTTCCAAATAAAATTGTACCACCAGATGTTTTAATAGATATATTTAAAGTACAGTATAATTAA
- the uvrB gene encoding excinuclease ABC subunit UvrB, whose translation MRFKIKSEFKPTGDQPTAIKQLTQGIESNEKYQTLLGVTGSGKTFTVANVIQEVQRPTLVLAHNKTLAAQLYSEFKQFFPDNAVEYFVSYYDYYQPEAYIPVSGTYIEKDLSINEEIEKLRLSTTSSLLSGRRDVLVVASVSCLYGIGNPVEFQKNVISLERDQVISRTKLLHRLVQSLYSRTEADFNHGNFRIKGDTVDIFPSYADDAFRIHFFGDEIEEIESFNIQTNEIIETYDRLTIYPANMFVTSPDVLQNAIKDIQDDLVKQHDYFKDIGKHLEAKRLKERTEFDLEMIRELGYCSGIENYSRYLDGRQPGTRPFCLLDYFPNDYLMVVDESHVTISQVHAMYGGDRSRKENLVDYGFRLPAAMDNRPLKFEEFEALQNQVIYVSATPADYELQKSDGIYVEQVIRPTGLLDPIIEVRPSLNQIDDLIEEIQLRIEKDERTLVTTLTKRMAEELTKYLDRIQIRCRYIHSDVDTLERVEIMQDLRKGLFDVLVGVNLLREGLDLPEVSLVAILDADKEGFLRSARSLTQTVGRAARNLNGKAIMYADNITKSMQKTIDETEYRREKQINYNTTHNLVPTALNKSLDSALAKNSVSTYSYELEALKAAEPESEYLTKPQLEKNIRDRRKLMEAAAKELDFMQAAKFRDEIKKYQEKLDQLK comes from the coding sequence ATGCGTTTTAAAATAAAATCAGAATTCAAGCCCACCGGAGATCAGCCTACAGCGATAAAACAATTAACGCAAGGCATAGAGTCCAACGAAAAATACCAAACCTTACTTGGTGTAACGGGTTCAGGAAAAACATTTACCGTTGCTAATGTTATTCAAGAGGTACAACGTCCTACTTTAGTTTTAGCTCATAATAAAACTTTAGCAGCACAATTGTACTCAGAATTTAAACAATTTTTTCCGGACAATGCTGTAGAATATTTTGTTTCATACTACGATTATTATCAGCCAGAAGCCTACATTCCTGTGTCTGGGACATATATTGAAAAAGATTTATCTATAAACGAAGAAATTGAAAAACTTAGATTAAGTACAACTTCGTCATTACTTTCAGGACGTCGTGATGTCTTAGTTGTAGCTTCTGTATCTTGTTTATATGGTATTGGTAACCCTGTAGAATTTCAAAAAAATGTCATTTCTTTAGAACGTGACCAAGTGATTTCTCGCACTAAATTATTACACCGTTTAGTGCAAAGTTTGTACTCCAGAACAGAAGCAGATTTTAATCACGGGAATTTTAGAATTAAAGGAGATACTGTAGACATTTTTCCTAGTTATGCTGATGATGCATTCCGGATTCATTTTTTTGGTGATGAAATTGAAGAAATTGAAAGCTTTAACATACAAACCAATGAAATTATTGAAACGTACGATAGACTTACAATTTACCCTGCAAATATGTTTGTTACGTCTCCAGATGTACTACAAAATGCTATAAAAGATATTCAAGATGATTTAGTTAAACAACACGATTATTTTAAAGACATTGGGAAGCATTTAGAAGCCAAACGCTTAAAAGAGCGTACAGAATTTGATTTAGAAATGATACGAGAATTGGGGTATTGCTCTGGAATTGAAAACTACTCTAGATACTTAGACGGAAGACAACCAGGAACGCGACCATTCTGCTTATTAGATTATTTTCCAAATGATTATTTAATGGTTGTAGACGAGAGTCACGTAACCATCTCACAAGTACATGCCATGTACGGCGGCGATAGAAGCAGAAAAGAAAATTTAGTAGATTACGGTTTTAGATTACCCGCTGCTATGGATAACCGTCCACTTAAGTTTGAAGAGTTTGAAGCACTTCAAAACCAAGTTATTTATGTAAGTGCCACACCAGCAGATTACGAATTACAAAAGAGTGATGGTATTTATGTAGAGCAAGTTATTCGTCCAACAGGATTACTAGACCCTATTATTGAAGTTCGCCCAAGTTTAAACCAAATAGATGATTTAATTGAAGAAATACAACTTCGTATAGAAAAAGACGAACGAACGCTGGTTACAACTCTTACCAAACGTATGGCAGAGGAACTTACAAAATATCTAGACCGCATTCAAATTCGTTGTCGTTACATACACAGTGATGTAGATACGTTAGAACGGGTAGAAATTATGCAAGATTTGCGTAAAGGTTTGTTTGATGTTTTAGTAGGTGTTAACTTATTACGTGAAGGATTAGACCTACCAGAAGTTTCTTTAGTAGCCATTTTAGATGCAGATAAAGAAGGTTTCTTACGCTCGGCAAGATCTTTAACACAAACTGTAGGACGTGCTGCTAGAAATTTAAATGGTAAAGCTATTATGTATGCAGATAACATAACTAAGAGCATGCAAAAAACTATAGACGAAACCGAATACAGACGAGAAAAACAAATTAATTACAACACCACTCATAATTTGGTTCCAACGGCACTAAACAAAAGTTTAGATAGTGCTTTAGCAAAAAATTCGGTTAGTACATATAGTTACGAACTAGAGGCTTTAAAAGCTGCCGAACCAGAAAGTGAGTATTTAACGAAACCTCAATTAGAAAAAAATATTAGAGATCGCAGAAAATTAATGGAAGCTGCAGCTAAAGAATTAGACTTTATGCAAGCCGCTAAATTTCGTGACGAAATTAAAAAATATCAAGAAAAACTTGACCAGTTAAAATAA
- a CDS encoding T9SS type B sorting domain-containing protein — protein MKYTLTVLTILLHGFLFAQYEAANWYFGENAGIHFNSNTGEVTALLDGRIDTYEGSSSISDENGNLLFYTDGTTVYNKNHQIMESGLFGNSSSTQSAIVVPFPGDENNHLFYIFTVDTIESSGDTSQGFNYSIVDMTKNGGLGSVISKNKNLLAYSSEKLSAIVKDCETQSIWVITLSTASGQNDNLAFNTFYAYSITADSINTVPVKSIISSTITERRGALKFSPDGTKLVSANVGDGLFLYDFNTETGVVSGQKQILIQGTTGNRSYGAEFSPNNKYLYIHASNDYNGLDSYDSTKHTSALLQYDLDADDISNSQVILDNRNLFRGALQLGPDGRIYRALASTYDTGLPYLGVIENPNAAGTNASYKHNAIDLGGNNSTQGLPPFIQSFFNQKIDIIHASDGIETSILPLCTGKTYTLQADEITNADYYWTFNGEKLENQSEPWKMEANQEGLYKVLITPDSATVCELLEGEAYVTYYDIPVANPANNITDICDFNNDDTETINLTINDNAILGNQSNEEYQVVYFETLADAESDTNAIVAPSNYQNLFQTQDIYARVENLNHTSCYDITTFSIQLIDTPTLETQDLSQCDTTLPYNDGLTVFNLNTAIVSSDADITFYETNPETTAASPITSSNSYVSTTSNQIIYARATYNKTGCYTDQTFTLTAQDAPVLTETAYYCTGTEVTLNSGTLNSEIDNYTYQWFIDDTAILGATQYEYTTSPVGNYEVAITEKATKCVTLKTFNLEESGPATITSIEVNDLRDINTVTVKANGLGNYEYALFKDGIAYTAYQSSNYFTNVYPGHYIVKVKDTKNNCGITEGHVDVLGFPKFFTPNGDGYHDTWKIDNESQTLVLRSTILIFNRYGKLVKELRTTDEGWDGTLNGRPLPSDDYWFTLTLNDGRTFKSHFSLKR, from the coding sequence ATGAAATACACCTTAACCGTTCTTACAATTTTATTGCATGGTTTCCTTTTTGCTCAATACGAAGCAGCCAATTGGTATTTTGGCGAAAATGCAGGAATACATTTTAACTCTAATACAGGTGAAGTTACTGCACTTTTAGATGGAAGAATAGATACCTACGAAGGCTCATCGTCTATATCTGATGAAAATGGGAACCTTTTATTTTATACAGATGGAACTACTGTATACAATAAAAATCATCAAATTATGGAAAGTGGTTTATTTGGTAATTCCTCTAGTACACAGTCGGCTATTGTTGTACCTTTTCCAGGAGACGAAAACAATCATTTATTTTATATTTTTACTGTAGACACTATTGAAAGTTCTGGAGATACGAGTCAAGGCTTTAATTACTCCATAGTAGACATGACAAAAAATGGAGGTTTAGGCAGTGTTATCAGTAAAAACAAAAATTTACTAGCCTACAGTTCTGAAAAATTAAGTGCCATTGTAAAAGATTGCGAAACTCAATCTATTTGGGTTATAACCTTATCTACTGCATCTGGGCAAAATGATAATTTAGCGTTTAATACGTTTTATGCCTATTCAATTACTGCAGACTCCATTAATACTGTTCCAGTAAAATCAATTATAAGTTCTACTATTACAGAACGCCGTGGTGCATTAAAATTTTCTCCTGATGGCACAAAACTAGTTAGTGCAAATGTTGGTGATGGTTTATTTTTATACGATTTTAATACCGAAACTGGTGTTGTTAGTGGGCAAAAACAAATCTTAATTCAAGGCACAACAGGCAATAGATCTTATGGAGCGGAATTCTCGCCTAACAATAAATATTTATATATCCATGCCTCGAATGACTATAATGGTTTAGATTCTTATGATTCTACCAAACACACCTCAGCGCTACTTCAATACGATTTAGATGCCGATGATATTTCAAATTCACAAGTTATTTTAGATAACAGAAATTTATTTAGAGGTGCATTACAATTGGGACCTGATGGAAGAATTTATCGTGCGCTTGCGTCTACTTACGATACCGGATTACCCTATTTAGGTGTTATAGAAAACCCTAATGCAGCAGGAACAAATGCAAGCTATAAACACAATGCTATTGATTTAGGCGGAAATAATTCCACACAAGGTTTACCTCCATTTATTCAATCCTTTTTCAATCAAAAAATTGATATTATTCATGCCAGCGACGGTATTGAAACAAGCATTTTACCCTTATGTACTGGAAAAACTTACACATTACAAGCTGATGAAATTACTAATGCAGATTACTATTGGACATTTAATGGTGAAAAATTAGAAAATCAATCTGAACCTTGGAAAATGGAAGCCAATCAAGAAGGACTCTACAAAGTGCTTATTACTCCAGACAGCGCTACAGTTTGTGAACTTTTAGAAGGAGAAGCTTATGTAACGTATTACGACATACCTGTAGCAAATCCAGCAAATAACATTACCGATATTTGTGATTTTAATAATGATGATACAGAAACAATAAATTTAACTATAAATGATAACGCTATTCTAGGCAACCAGAGCAATGAAGAGTATCAAGTTGTTTATTTTGAAACACTAGCAGATGCAGAATCTGATACTAATGCTATTGTTGCTCCTAGCAATTATCAGAATTTATTTCAAACCCAAGATATTTATGCTAGAGTAGAAAATTTAAATCACACAAGTTGTTATGATATTACTACCTTTTCTATTCAATTAATTGACACACCAACACTAGAAACACAGGATTTATCTCAATGCGATACTACCTTACCGTATAATGACGGACTTACAGTGTTTAATCTAAATACTGCTATTGTGAGTTCTGATGCAGATATTACTTTTTACGAAACTAATCCAGAAACCACAGCAGCTAGCCCAATTACCTCTAGCAATTCTTATGTAAGTACAACGAGTAATCAAATAATATATGCACGTGCCACTTACAATAAAACAGGATGTTATACAGACCAAACCTTTACATTAACCGCGCAAGACGCCCCTGTATTAACAGAAACTGCTTACTATTGTACAGGAACAGAAGTCACTTTAAATTCAGGCACTTTAAATTCAGAAATAGACAATTACACCTATCAATGGTTTATAGATGACACTGCTATTCTTGGTGCTACACAATACGAGTATACAACTTCACCGGTAGGAAATTATGAAGTTGCCATCACAGAAAAAGCCACAAAATGTGTAACCCTAAAAACATTTAACTTAGAAGAATCTGGACCAGCCACTATAACAAGTATTGAAGTAAACGATTTAAGAGATATTAATACTGTTACCGTTAAAGCTAATGGTTTAGGAAATTACGAATATGCCTTATTTAAAGACGGCATTGCTTATACTGCATACCAATCCAGTAATTATTTTACTAATGTATATCCTGGTCATTATATCGTAAAAGTTAAAGACACCAAAAATAATTGTGGAATAACAGAAGGACATGTTGATGTTTTAGGGTTTCCAAAATTTTTCACACCAAACGGAGACGGCTATCATGATACTTGGAAAATAGATAATGAATCTCAAACATTAGTTTTAAGATCTACTATCTTAATTTTTAATCGTTATGGAAAACTTGTTAAAGAATTAAGAACAACTGATGAAGGTTGGGATGGGACATTAAATGGCAGACCTTTACCCTCAGACGATTATTGGTTTACATTAACCCTAAACGATGGCAGAACTTTTAAATCACATTTTAGTTTAAAACGCTAA
- a CDS encoding ABC transporter permease — MLRLLNLELQKLLLNRASKVLIFISFILPFTVLILSSIKINFFGLFTLELGELGIFNFPIIWHITTFFASQFKFFFAIVVVSMIGNEYSNKTIKQNLIDGLSKKEFILSKFYTIVFFSLIATILIGIATFCIGLYYSSYTEISIIFRETQFLLAYFVKLVGFFSLCLFLAMLVKRSAFALGALFVLYIVEWIGFGLIAWQAGGDLAEKIQGFFPLKSMYNLIKQPFQRVMMTKFPEKTDMIYDYAVHSSDLFIVLIWTAIFVFLSHKLLMKRDL, encoded by the coding sequence ATGTTAAGACTTTTAAATTTAGAACTACAAAAACTGTTACTTAATCGTGCCAGTAAAGTATTGATTTTTATCTCTTTTATTTTACCATTTACAGTGCTAATTTTATCTTCTATAAAAATTAACTTCTTTGGTTTATTTACATTAGAATTAGGAGAATTAGGTATTTTTAATTTTCCAATTATCTGGCATATTACCACATTTTTTGCCTCACAATTTAAATTTTTCTTTGCTATAGTTGTAGTAAGTATGATTGGTAATGAGTACAGCAACAAAACAATTAAGCAAAATTTAATTGACGGATTAAGTAAAAAAGAATTTATTTTATCTAAATTTTACACTATAGTATTCTTCTCTTTAATAGCCACAATCTTAATCGGGATTGCTACATTTTGTATAGGTTTATATTACTCTAGTTATACAGAAATAAGTATTATTTTTAGAGAAACACAATTCTTATTGGCCTACTTTGTAAAATTGGTTGGCTTTTTTAGTCTATGCTTATTTTTAGCAATGCTAGTGAAACGATCGGCTTTTGCTCTTGGTGCTCTTTTTGTATTATATATTGTTGAGTGGATTGGTTTTGGTCTTATCGCATGGCAAGCAGGTGGAGATCTTGCTGAAAAAATCCAAGGATTTTTCCCTCTAAAATCAATGTATAACCTTATTAAACAACCATTTCAGCGTGTTATGATGACTAAATTTCCTGAGAAAACAGACATGATTTATGATTATGCTGTACATAGTTCAGACCTGTTTATTGTATTAATTTGGACTGCTATTTTCGTCTTTTTATCTCATAAATTATTAATGAAAAGAGATTTATAA
- a CDS encoding ABC transporter ATP-binding protein has protein sequence MADILTINNLTKKFGPLTAVNNLSFTIKKGNVYGILGPNGSGKSTTLGIVLNVVNKTSGDFSWFDGSISTHNALKKVGAIIERPNFYPYMTAYQNLKLVCKIKGITLNKIEEKLEVVGLLDRKNSKFQSFSLGMKQRLAIASALLNDPEILILDEPTNGLDPQGIHQIREIIKQIAQNGTTILLASHLLDEVEKVCSHVVVLRKGVKLYSGRVDTMIASHGFFELKSDNETALRTFIESNNLFGAITEDQGILRVLLNEPLDALELNKLLFEKGIILSHLVKRKQSLEEQFLQLTDNQ, from the coding sequence TTGGCAGACATACTCACAATTAATAACCTTACAAAAAAATTTGGTCCACTCACGGCTGTTAATAATTTATCATTTACCATTAAAAAAGGAAATGTATACGGCATTCTAGGACCTAACGGTAGCGGAAAATCAACCACATTAGGTATTGTTTTAAATGTTGTTAATAAAACATCAGGCGATTTTAGTTGGTTCGACGGAAGTATTTCTACACATAACGCCTTAAAAAAAGTAGGTGCAATCATAGAACGGCCCAACTTTTATCCCTACATGACCGCATACCAGAATTTAAAACTCGTATGTAAAATTAAAGGCATAACGCTTAATAAAATTGAAGAAAAATTAGAAGTTGTAGGTTTGTTGGATAGAAAAAATAGCAAATTTCAAAGCTTTTCTTTAGGGATGAAACAACGCTTAGCCATTGCTTCTGCACTTTTAAACGATCCTGAAATACTAATTTTAGACGAGCCAACAAATGGATTAGACCCGCAAGGTATCCATCAAATTAGAGAAATAATTAAACAAATTGCCCAAAATGGAACGACTATTTTATTAGCTTCTCACCTCTTAGATGAAGTTGAAAAAGTATGTTCACATGTGGTTGTTTTAAGAAAAGGGGTAAAATTATACTCTGGCCGTGTAGATACAATGATAGCAAGTCATGGCTTTTTTGAATTAAAATCTGATAATGAAACCGCGCTTAGAACATTTATAGAATCTAACAACCTTTTTGGTGCAATTACAGAAGACCAAGGCATTTTAAGAGTTTTATTAAATGAACCCTTAGATGCTCTAGAATTAAATAAACTTTTATTTGAAAAAGGTATTATTCTTTCTCATTTAGTAAAGCGCAAACAAAGCTTAGAAGAGCAATTTTTACAATTAACAGACAACCAATAA
- a CDS encoding IS1096 element passenger TnpR family protein: protein MIYRFRIILDNDTEEDVFRDLEIRKDDTLEDLHNIITQAFGFDGNEMASFYLSDDEWNQGEEFSLFDLSDGLESVRLMNSITLDSILNSEQTKLIYVYDFFNMWTFFVELAEIVDEVEGVDYPNLMFVHGQIPDEVPERNFEAEDDLEDYDEFDDDFDLNDYDNLDFDENWN, encoded by the coding sequence ATGATTTATAGATTCAGAATAATATTAGACAACGATACAGAAGAGGATGTTTTTCGCGATTTAGAAATTCGTAAAGACGATACCTTAGAAGATTTACACAATATTATTACACAAGCTTTCGGGTTTGATGGTAATGAAATGGCATCATTTTATCTAAGTGATGATGAATGGAATCAGGGTGAAGAGTTCTCTTTATTTGATTTAAGTGATGGTTTAGAGTCTGTACGCTTAATGAATTCTATAACTTTAGATAGCATTTTAAACAGCGAACAAACTAAACTAATTTATGTTTACGATTTCTTTAATATGTGGACCTTTTTTGTTGAATTAGCTGAAATAGTAGACGAAGTAGAAGGTGTAGATTACCCCAACTTGATGTTTGTACATGGCCAAATTCCAGACGAAGTACCAGAAAGAAACTTTGAAGCCGAAGATGATTTAGAAGACTACGACGAGTTTGATGATGACTTTGATTTAAACGATTATGACAATTTAGATTTTGACGAAAACTGGAATTAA
- a CDS encoding COX15/CtaA family protein, which translates to MKTKDNKNVIYWLFTGCFLIFIMVIVGGITRLTDSGLSISNYKLITGTIPPIGETEWQDAFKLYQQHPEFKHYNSHFTLSDFKSIYFWEWLHRLIGRVIGLVFFFPFLYFLITKQLTTSTIKKSIILLGLGAFQGFLGWYMVKSGLVDMPDVSHFRLAAHLTAAFLTFAATLWVALDLIYPNKKIINKTYRNLIIGTYIILLIQIIYGAFIAGLKAGLLHNHWPLMNEGKFIHPSVYAYDSFTANILENPSGIQFVHRMLAIVVVSLIVLLWYKSRALQLTINQKKAIKAILILVVFQFLLGVFTLLLYVPVWLGVLHQVGAFFLLTAMTFMLHRFSK; encoded by the coding sequence ATGAAAACAAAAGACAATAAAAACGTAATTTACTGGTTGTTTACTGGGTGTTTTTTAATTTTTATTATGGTTATCGTTGGTGGTATAACACGCCTTACAGACTCTGGACTTTCAATTTCAAATTATAAATTAATTACAGGAACCATCCCCCCAATTGGAGAAACAGAATGGCAAGACGCTTTTAAATTATACCAACAACATCCAGAGTTTAAACATTACAATTCTCATTTTACCCTAAGCGATTTTAAAAGTATTTATTTTTGGGAATGGTTACACCGACTTATAGGTCGTGTAATTGGTCTGGTGTTTTTCTTCCCATTTTTATATTTTTTAATTACAAAACAACTTACAACTTCAACCATAAAAAAAAGTATTATCTTATTAGGTTTAGGTGCTTTCCAAGGATTTTTAGGCTGGTATATGGTAAAAAGTGGTTTGGTAGATATGCCAGATGTAAGTCACTTTAGATTAGCAGCACACTTAACCGCAGCTTTTTTAACTTTTGCAGCTACACTTTGGGTCGCATTAGATTTAATTTACCCCAATAAAAAAATTATAAATAAAACATATAGAAATCTAATAATAGGCACCTATATTATATTATTAATTCAAATAATTTATGGTGCATTTATAGCCGGTTTAAAAGCAGGGTTATTACATAATCATTGGCCTTTAATGAACGAAGGAAAATTTATACATCCAAGTGTGTATGCCTACGATTCTTTCACTGCTAATATTTTAGAAAACCCAAGTGGTATCCAATTTGTTCACAGAATGCTTGCAATTGTTGTAGTATCTTTAATAGTCTTATTATGGTATAAATCTAGAGCGTTACAATTAACTATTAATCAGAAAAAAGCTATTAAAGCAATACTTATATTAGTTGTATTTCAATTTTTACTAGGCGTATTTACATTGCTTTTATACGTTCCAGTATGGTTAGGCGTATTACACCAAGTGGGTGCATTTTTCTTATTAACAGCCATGACATTTATGCTACATCGCTTTAGCAAGTAA